The following proteins are encoded in a genomic region of Variovorax paradoxus:
- a CDS encoding acyl-CoA dehydrogenase family protein: protein MDLSFTPEEQQFREEIRAWVKDNLPKEISHKVHNALELTRDDLQGWAKILGKKGWLGYGWPKEFGGPGWTAIQRHLFEEETALAGAPRIVPFGPVMVAPVIMAFGNAEQQKRFLPGIASGEVWWSQGYSEPGSGSDLASVKTKAERQGDKYIVNGQKTWTTLGQYGDWMFNLVRTSSEGKPQTGISFLLLDMKSPGVTVRPIKLLDGSHEVNEVFFDNVEVPAENLIGEENKGWTYAKHLLSHERTNIADVNRAKRELERLKRIAKSEGVYDDLRFRDEIAKLEVDIVALEMMVLRVLSAATSGKNSLDVAGLLKIRGSEIQQRYSELMMLAGGAYSLPLVREAMEAGWQGDFPGGNPALAPLASTFFNMRKTTIYGGSNEVQRNIVAQTVLG from the coding sequence ATGGATTTGAGCTTCACGCCCGAAGAACAGCAGTTCCGCGAAGAAATTCGCGCCTGGGTCAAGGACAACCTTCCCAAGGAAATTTCGCACAAGGTGCACAACGCGCTCGAGCTGACGCGCGACGATCTGCAAGGCTGGGCCAAGATCCTCGGCAAGAAGGGCTGGCTCGGCTACGGCTGGCCGAAGGAATTCGGCGGCCCCGGCTGGACCGCCATCCAGCGCCACCTGTTCGAGGAAGAGACCGCCCTTGCCGGTGCGCCGCGCATCGTGCCGTTCGGCCCGGTGATGGTCGCCCCGGTGATCATGGCTTTCGGCAATGCCGAGCAGCAGAAGCGCTTTCTCCCGGGCATCGCGAGCGGCGAAGTCTGGTGGAGCCAGGGCTACAGCGAGCCGGGGTCCGGCTCCGACCTGGCGTCGGTCAAGACCAAGGCCGAGCGACAAGGCGACAAGTACATCGTCAACGGCCAGAAGACCTGGACCACGCTCGGCCAGTACGGCGACTGGATGTTCAACCTCGTGCGCACCAGCAGCGAGGGCAAGCCGCAGACCGGCATCAGCTTTTTGCTGCTCGACATGAAATCGCCCGGCGTCACTGTGCGGCCCATCAAGCTGCTCGACGGCAGCCATGAAGTCAACGAGGTGTTCTTCGACAACGTCGAGGTGCCGGCCGAAAACCTGATCGGCGAAGAAAACAAGGGCTGGACCTACGCCAAGCACCTGCTCTCGCACGAGCGCACCAACATCGCCGACGTGAACCGCGCCAAGCGCGAACTCGAGCGCCTGAAGCGCATCGCCAAGAGCGAAGGCGTCTACGACGACCTGCGCTTCCGCGACGAAATCGCCAAGCTCGAAGTCGATATCGTCGCGCTCGAGATGATGGTGCTGCGCGTGCTCTCGGCCGCCACTTCGGGCAAGAACTCGCTCGACGTCGCAGGCCTCTTGAAGATCCGCGGCAGCGAAATCCAGCAGCGCTACAGCGAACTGATGATGCTGGCCGGCGGCGCGTACTCGCTGCCTCTCGTCCGCGAAGCGATGGAGGCCGGCTGGCAAGGCGACTTCCCCGGCGGCAACCCGGCCCTGGCACCGCTGGCATCGACCTTCTTCAACATGCGCAAGACCACCATCTACGGCGGCTCGAACGAAGTGCAGCGAAATATCGTCGCTCAAACCGTTCTCGGCTGA
- the purN gene encoding phosphoribosylglycinamide formyltransferase produces MKNIVILISGGGSNMAAIVHAAERGRWAERFGARIAAVVSNKAEAGGLALARTRGIETAVVPHKEFPTREAFDEALAQAIDAHSPALVVLAGFMRILTPGFVGRYAGRLINIHPSLLPAFPGLNTHQRAIDAGCKVAGVTVHQVTTELDHGPILAQAVVPVLPDDTAATLAGRVLAQEHQLYPRAIAEWLADTTSHIR; encoded by the coding sequence ATGAAGAACATCGTGATCCTTATTTCCGGCGGCGGCTCCAACATGGCGGCCATCGTGCATGCCGCCGAGCGCGGCCGCTGGGCCGAGCGTTTCGGCGCCCGCATTGCCGCGGTGGTCAGCAACAAGGCCGAGGCCGGCGGGCTGGCGCTCGCCAGAACGCGTGGCATCGAGACCGCCGTGGTTCCGCACAAGGAATTCCCGACCCGCGAGGCTTTCGACGAGGCGTTGGCGCAGGCCATCGACGCGCATTCGCCGGCGCTGGTGGTGCTGGCGGGTTTCATGCGCATCCTGACGCCGGGCTTTGTCGGCCGCTACGCCGGGCGCCTGATCAACATCCACCCCTCGCTGCTGCCGGCGTTTCCGGGGCTGAACACTCACCAGCGCGCCATCGACGCGGGCTGCAAGGTGGCCGGCGTCACGGTGCACCAGGTGACGACCGAGCTCGACCACGGCCCGATCCTGGCCCAGGCGGTGGTGCCGGTGCTGCCGGACGACACGGCCGCCACGCTCGCCGGCCGCGTGCTGGCGCAGGAGCATCAGTTGTATCCACGCGCCATTGCCGAATGGCTTGCAGATACAACAAGTCACATTCGTTAA
- a CDS encoding I78 family peptidase inhibitor: MKTQSLLFIVAGAVLTTACATQGSTSTSAPAAAVPAPEPVFQCNADGARFAVGQPLSPQLEAAARVRAGAGTVRALKPGEAVTMELNGGRLNLDVDARGRVTDVRCG; the protein is encoded by the coding sequence TTGAAAACCCAATCACTACTGTTCATCGTTGCCGGCGCTGTCCTGACGACGGCTTGCGCCACCCAAGGCTCTACCAGCACTTCCGCCCCCGCTGCAGCTGTTCCGGCGCCTGAGCCAGTATTCCAGTGCAACGCCGATGGCGCGCGCTTTGCCGTCGGCCAGCCGTTGTCGCCCCAGCTCGAAGCCGCGGCCCGCGTTCGCGCCGGTGCGGGGACGGTGCGGGCTCTGAAGCCCGGCGAGGCGGTCACGATGGAGCTCAACGGCGGGCGCCTCAACCTCGACGTGGATGCGCGCGGGCGCGTGACGGACGTTCGCTGCGGCTGA
- a CDS encoding IS481 family transposase has product MNIHKNASMTPKGRAHLVREIDRIGLKPAAAAAGLSERTARKWHRRHACEGTGGLLDRSSRPQRCPRRSQASKIERAVALRRTQRLTYECIAERVGLSRSTVARACKAAGVARLPALQDAVPVRRYERQSPGELLHLDTKKLGRFDKPGHRVTGDRTQNTPRAGWQALHVAIDDHSRVGFSLMLADETAKSACAFVLGALRYYKTLGVKVERVMTDNGSAYKSRRFAKLLRRLGIKHIRTRPYTPRTNGKAERFIQTLLREWAYAFIYPTSEHRTRELQPWMYHYNFHRPHSATSHRPPITRLGFDGNNVLRNYI; this is encoded by the coding sequence ATGAACATCCACAAGAATGCCTCAATGACACCCAAAGGTCGAGCACACCTGGTGCGCGAGATTGATCGCATCGGGCTCAAGCCGGCGGCTGCAGCCGCCGGCTTGAGCGAGCGCACTGCGCGCAAGTGGCACAGGCGCCATGCCTGCGAGGGAACGGGCGGGTTGTTGGACCGAAGCTCCCGGCCGCAGCGCTGTCCCCGGCGCAGCCAGGCCAGCAAGATCGAGCGAGCCGTGGCGCTGCGGCGCACCCAGCGGCTGACCTACGAGTGCATTGCTGAGCGCGTGGGCCTGTCGCGAAGCACTGTGGCGCGTGCGTGCAAGGCGGCAGGCGTGGCTCGCCTGCCCGCGCTGCAGGATGCGGTGCCGGTGCGCCGCTATGAGCGTCAGTCGCCCGGCGAACTGCTGCATCTGGACACCAAGAAGCTGGGGCGATTCGACAAGCCCGGCCATCGCGTCACGGGCGACCGCACGCAGAACACGCCGCGTGCCGGCTGGCAGGCGCTGCATGTGGCCATCGATGATCACTCCCGAGTGGGCTTCAGCCTGATGCTGGCCGACGAAACGGCCAAGAGCGCCTGCGCCTTCGTGCTGGGGGCGCTGCGCTATTACAAGACTTTGGGCGTCAAGGTCGAGCGCGTGATGACCGACAACGGCTCGGCCTACAAGTCGCGGCGCTTCGCCAAGCTGCTGCGCCGCCTGGGCATCAAGCACATCCGCACCCGGCCCTACACGCCCCGAACAAACGGCAAGGCCGAACGCTTCATCCAGACCTTGCTGCGCGAGTGGGCCTATGCCTTCATCTACCCAACCTCAGAGCACCGAACGCGTGAATTGCAGCCCTGGATGTACCACTACAACTTCCATCGGCCACACTCCGCTACTTCTCATCGCCCTCCCATCACTCGCCTTGGCTTCGACGGGAACAACGTGTTGAGAAACTACATCTAG